In the genome of Chloroflexota bacterium, the window ATGAGACAGGTGACCGCAACTGGCTATTTCGGCTGACAAGGCTGCCGTTGCTGGTATTCCTTGGCACGGGTATCGCCCTTAGCAATACGATCGCCGTCGCGAGAGGGCTGACCGATCGCTCACCTGGCTTTCGGCGCACGCCGAAATTTCACCTGGAAAGTCGACAGGATCAGTGGCAGAACAAGCGCTACGCCTTGCCAGTAACCGGCGTTGTGGTTGGCGAGTTGTTCCTGTCGGCCTACGGGTTGTTGACCGTGGCCGTTGCCATGGCACGCGGCCACAGCTATGCCGTGCCCTTCCTGTTGCTTTACGTATTGGGATTCGCTTTCGTGGCAATTCTTGGTTTAGTACAGGGCAGGCGAAGCTGGCGTCCAGGGCGGGCCTATGAAAGCAAGCAACGACCACGCCGGGCGTACGCCGACTGACCAGGACAGAACAGCCTGCCTTTGCGACACGGCCTTCGGAAGACGGCAGACCGCGGACAGCGACACGGAGATATGGAGACACGGGGATGGGAAGACGCGGGGATGGGGAGACACGGGGACGCGGGGAGAGAGGACACGGAGACTTTACGACGCTGCGACCCTGAAACTCTGAGACTCCGAGGAAGAACCGGCGACTATCGACCTGCCTGCTCGGCGGTCTCCTGAACAGGAATAGTTGTCTCTCCCCGTGGCAGAGCGAAGGGCTCAACAGGGGTTTCTTCCTGCATGACCAACTCCCCGCGAAGATAGGCGCCGTCATCCAAAAGGAAGGAGACGACCTTGATCGTTCCCCAGGCCCGACCACCCTCCAGCAGCTCGACCCGCTTCGCATCTATCACGCCCTTGTAAGCTCCTGAAATGGACACAGTCCGGGCCTTGATATCGCCCACCACTTTGGCGCTATTGGCAATAATGACGTTGCCCAATGTCTCGATCTCACCACTTTCCATCACGCCCTCGATGCGCACACTGCCGTCACAGCGCAGGTTGCCGCTGAAGGTAGCTCTTGGGCCAATCGTTACATCGATTACGTCCGGATCAGGTCTGCGTTCCTTGCTGAACATCTCAAGGTCCTTTCAATACAGCAGGCTTTCAATCAACTTCCCGCTTGAAACAGGTTTCATGCTGTC includes:
- a CDS encoding polymer-forming cytoskeletal protein is translated as MFSKERRPDPDVIDVTIGPRATFSGNLRCDGSVRIEGVMESGEIETLGNVIIANSAKVVGDIKARTVSISGAYKGVIDAKRVELLEGGRAWGTIKVVSFLLDDGAYLRGELVMQEETPVEPFALPRGETTIPVQETAEQAGR